A window from Neobacillus sp. PS3-40 encodes these proteins:
- the uvrC gene encoding excinuclease ABC subunit UvrC — MPNQTIKNKLALLPDMPGCYLMKDSNGTIIYVGKAKVLKNRVRSYFTGSHDGKTQRLVNDITDFEYIITSSNVEALLLEINLIKKHDPKYNIMLKDDKTYPYIKITNERHPRLIITRKVLNDKAKYFGPYPNVTAANETKKIIEKLYPLRKCNGRPGRACLYYHIGLCIGPCIRDVSQQEYIDMIEKITRFLNGGHAAVKKELTDKMSSAAEKLDFEKAAEFRDQISNIEITLEKQTMTSIDFTDRDVFGYAVYKGWMCVQVFFVRQGKLIERDVSIFPCYDDPAEEFLSYIAQFYKRVNHLLPNEIFLPDSVDAETIKALLGIPVFVPKRGNKKDLTMLAYKNAKVALKEKFSLLARDEERTLGAVELLGEAMGIPAPRLIEAFDNSNIMGTNPVSAMVSFTDGRPNKNGYRKYKIKTVEGADDYATMREVIRRRYWRVLKEKMPLPDLVLIDGGKGQIEIAKDVLENELGLDIPVAGLAKDDKHRTSMLLFGDPLETIPLERTSESFYLLQRIQDEVHRFAITFHRQLRSKNSFSSLLDGIAGIGPKRKKELLKHFGSVKKMKEATVEEVHALGIPESAAKVLLEKLQKN, encoded by the coding sequence ATGCCCAATCAAACTATAAAAAATAAATTGGCGCTACTACCAGATATGCCAGGTTGCTACCTGATGAAGGACTCCAATGGAACCATTATTTATGTTGGAAAAGCAAAAGTGCTGAAAAATCGTGTGCGGTCTTATTTTACAGGCTCACATGATGGGAAAACCCAACGTTTGGTAAATGATATCACTGACTTTGAATATATTATTACCAGCTCCAATGTTGAGGCATTATTGCTGGAAATTAATTTAATAAAAAAACATGATCCAAAATACAATATCATGTTAAAAGATGACAAGACATATCCGTATATTAAAATTACCAATGAACGACACCCAAGGTTGATAATTACGCGGAAAGTCTTGAATGATAAAGCAAAGTATTTTGGCCCATATCCAAATGTGACTGCTGCCAATGAGACGAAAAAAATAATAGAAAAGCTTTATCCGCTCCGAAAATGTAATGGGCGACCAGGAAGAGCCTGCCTTTATTACCATATAGGGCTATGTATCGGTCCTTGTATTCGGGATGTTAGTCAGCAAGAATATATTGATATGATCGAAAAAATCACGCGCTTTTTAAATGGTGGACATGCAGCGGTTAAGAAGGAACTTACTGACAAGATGAGTAGTGCTGCTGAGAAGCTGGACTTTGAAAAAGCAGCAGAATTCCGTGACCAAATTAGCAATATAGAAATCACTCTTGAAAAACAAACGATGACAAGCATTGATTTTACCGATCGAGATGTATTTGGGTATGCTGTTTATAAAGGCTGGATGTGTGTGCAAGTATTTTTTGTTAGACAAGGGAAGTTAATTGAACGGGATGTTTCTATTTTTCCTTGTTACGATGACCCAGCAGAGGAGTTTTTGTCCTATATTGCTCAATTTTATAAGCGCGTAAATCATCTACTACCAAATGAAATTTTTCTGCCGGATTCCGTTGATGCGGAAACCATTAAAGCTTTGTTAGGCATACCCGTCTTCGTACCAAAGCGTGGGAATAAAAAGGATTTGACCATGCTAGCTTACAAAAATGCAAAAGTAGCATTAAAAGAGAAGTTTTCATTGCTTGCGAGGGATGAAGAGCGGACGCTTGGTGCGGTTGAATTGCTAGGGGAAGCAATGGGTATTCCTGCGCCCCGCCTGATCGAAGCATTTGATAATTCGAATATTATGGGTACAAATCCTGTTTCCGCAATGGTTAGCTTTACTGATGGACGTCCCAATAAAAATGGATACCGTAAATATAAAATTAAAACTGTTGAAGGCGCTGATGACTATGCAACCATGCGAGAAGTCATTCGGCGACGATATTGGCGTGTTTTGAAAGAGAAAATGCCACTTCCAGATTTAGTGTTAATTGATGGGGGAAAAGGACAAATTGAAATTGCCAAAGATGTACTTGAAAATGAACTAGGCTTAGATATTCCTGTTGCAGGGTTAGCTAAGGATGATAAGCATAGAACATCGATGTTGTTATTTGGTGATCCACTTGAAACAATACCGCTTGAACGGACGAGCGAGTCATTCTATTTATTACAACGAATTCAGGATGAAGTGCACCGTTTTGCAATAACGTTCCATCGTCAACTACGTAGTAAAAATAGCTTTAGCTCACTGTTGGATGGGATTGCTGGAATCGGCCCAAAACGAAAAAAAGAGCTTCTTAAACATTTTGGTTCTGTTAAAAAGATGAAGGAAGCCACAGTTGAAGAGGTACATGCACTAGGGATACCTGAGTCAGCAGCGAAGGTTCTTTTGGAAAAATTGCAGAAGAATTAA
- a CDS encoding nitroreductase family protein codes for MTNASSKSLTEIIKERHSVRKYDSTYKIPRIEIEDMLREAILAPSSSNLQPWRFIVVEDQTSKKELRAIAYNQEQVETASAVIAVLGDIEMHKSAEKVFKSANESGFMTEENTKKMIDNTVNLYSNAPNEIRKNIATYDAGLISMQIMLIAKDRGYDTVPMSGFDKKKFMEKFEIPERFFPIVLIPLGKAMEPAHSTTRLPLEDVLLKYV; via the coding sequence ATGACTAATGCTTCATCTAAATCTTTAACTGAAATTATTAAGGAGCGCCATTCCGTTCGAAAATATGATTCAACTTATAAGATACCAAGAATAGAGATTGAAGATATGCTGAGAGAAGCAATACTTGCACCATCATCTAGTAATTTGCAGCCTTGGCGGTTTATTGTTGTCGAAGATCAAACATCAAAAAAAGAATTAAGAGCAATTGCTTATAACCAAGAACAGGTGGAAACAGCATCAGCTGTAATTGCCGTTTTAGGTGATATAGAAATGCATAAAAGTGCAGAAAAAGTGTTTAAAAGTGCAAATGAATCAGGTTTCATGACAGAAGAAAATACAAAAAAAATGATTGATAATACTGTCAACTTATATTCAAATGCACCAAATGAAATAAGAAAAAACATTGCAACTTATGATGCGGGTCTCATTTCAATGCAAATTATGCTAATAGCAAAAGATAGAGGATATGATACTGTTCCAATGAGTGGATTTGATAAAAAGAAATTCATGGAGAAATTTGAAATACCTGAACGTTTTTTCCCAATAGTCCTTATACCTTTAGGAAAAGCGATGGAACCTGCTCACTCAACAACGAGGCTCCCATTGGAAGATGTTCTATTGAAATACGTTTAA
- a CDS encoding amino acid permease, protein MQTATARKTNNEVTELKRGLKARHLTMISLGGTIGTGLFLASGGAIHTAGPGGALLSYLLIGIMVYFLMTSLAEMGAYMPVAGSFSTYATKFVDPSLGFALGWNYWYNWAITIAAELSAVTMIMKFWFPHTPSLLWSSIFLVIMFLLNYLSVKGFGEAEYWFSLIKVVTVIIFIISGALMIFGIMGGHAIGLKNFTIGDAPFHGGFMSMLGIFMAAGFSFQGTELLGVAAGETENPAKSIPQAVKQVFWRILLFYVFAILIIGLIIPYTNGNLASGDVTVSPFTLVFQKAGIAFAASVMNAIILTAVLSAGNSGMYASTRMLWDLAREGKAPKFLGKLDKRGVPVNALIVTSLVGTVAFFASLFGDGTVYIWLLNASGMSGFIAWLGIAICHYRFRKAFVAQGKDFNLLPYKSKFFPFGPIFAFVLCGFVVLGQNYSAFMGDHIDWNGIMVSYIGLPLFLVLWLGYKYTKKTKIVPLDKCDLNN, encoded by the coding sequence ATGCAAACAGCTACAGCAAGAAAGACAAATAATGAAGTGACAGAATTAAAACGAGGTCTTAAAGCCCGTCACTTAACAATGATTTCCCTTGGCGGAACGATTGGAACTGGTTTATTTTTAGCAAGTGGTGGGGCCATCCATACCGCAGGGCCAGGTGGAGCACTTCTTTCCTATTTATTAATTGGAATCATGGTTTATTTCCTTATGACAAGCCTTGCAGAAATGGGAGCATACATGCCTGTAGCTGGAAGTTTCAGCACATATGCAACAAAGTTTGTTGATCCATCACTAGGATTTGCACTAGGCTGGAATTATTGGTACAACTGGGCAATTACGATTGCAGCTGAATTATCAGCCGTAACCATGATTATGAAATTTTGGTTCCCACATACTCCATCATTACTTTGGAGCAGTATCTTTTTAGTTATTATGTTTCTATTAAATTATCTTTCAGTAAAAGGATTTGGAGAAGCAGAATACTGGTTCTCACTTATTAAAGTTGTAACTGTCATTATCTTTATTATTTCTGGAGCGTTAATGATTTTCGGGATTATGGGAGGTCATGCAATCGGCTTAAAGAACTTTACGATTGGTGATGCACCTTTCCACGGCGGTTTCATGTCAATGCTTGGTATCTTTATGGCAGCCGGATTCTCTTTCCAAGGAACAGAACTTCTTGGAGTTGCCGCTGGTGAGACTGAAAATCCAGCTAAATCTATTCCACAGGCTGTTAAACAAGTATTTTGGCGTATTCTTTTATTCTATGTTTTTGCGATTCTTATTATCGGATTAATCATTCCGTACACAAATGGAAATTTAGCAAGCGGCGATGTTACAGTGAGTCCTTTTACTCTTGTTTTCCAAAAAGCCGGCATTGCTTTCGCAGCTTCAGTCATGAATGCGATTATATTAACTGCAGTATTATCTGCAGGAAATTCAGGGATGTATGCTTCCACTCGTATGCTTTGGGATTTAGCACGCGAGGGAAAAGCACCAAAGTTTCTTGGTAAATTAGACAAACGTGGTGTTCCAGTAAATGCGTTAATCGTAACTTCACTTGTCGGCACTGTTGCTTTCTTTGCTTCTCTATTTGGAGATGGAACAGTGTATATCTGGCTCTTGAATGCTTCCGGAATGTCCGGCTTTATTGCATGGCTCGGAATTGCTATTTGTCATTATCGTTTCCGTAAAGCATTTGTTGCTCAAGGAAAAGACTTTAACCTTCTTCCATACAAATCAAAGTTTTTCCCATTTGGCCCAATCTTTGCCTTCGTATTATGTGGGTTCGTAGTGCTCGGACAAAATTATTCAGCCTTTATGGGTGACCATATTGATTGGAATGGTATTATGGTATCTTATATTGGTTTACCACTATTCCTCGTTTTATGGCTCGGCTACAAATATACAAAGAAAACTAAGATTGTTCCTTTAGATAAATGCGATTTAAATAATTAA
- a CDS encoding YitT family protein codes for MMQVFGIIFGSFIVVIAYNLFLIPHQVLSSGVNGISMILGMLTPLNTGVANFLLNLPLLIIGYKLLGKKFIWKSVFSVMIISFGLYFIPVHAVAEDAILSSIFGGALTGLGVGIVLRCSGSTGGFDIIGMLVSRSKDFPLGLIMSSMNAVVIVISGFLFDWDKALNTMVSIYATGKVVDALYTHHIKLTLMIITDKGEEMRQHLLTNLYRGLTIMDGVGGYSNDKRNILFIVISRYELQDVKKFIAEVDAGAFVNITQTIEVMGLFHKKSPQ; via the coding sequence ATTATGCAGGTTTTTGGTATTATTTTTGGATCATTTATTGTTGTAATAGCATATAATTTATTTTTAATTCCACATCAAGTGTTAAGCAGTGGTGTAAATGGAATATCGATGATTTTGGGAATGCTTACTCCACTTAATACTGGTGTAGCTAATTTTCTCTTGAATCTCCCTTTGTTAATCATAGGGTATAAACTATTGGGCAAAAAGTTTATCTGGAAATCAGTCTTTTCTGTAATGATTATTTCGTTTGGCCTTTATTTTATTCCAGTACATGCGGTTGCAGAAGATGCCATTCTTTCTTCTATTTTCGGAGGTGCATTGACGGGACTTGGAGTCGGAATTGTTTTACGCTGTTCCGGATCAACTGGGGGATTTGATATTATTGGAATGCTTGTTTCGAGGAGTAAGGATTTTCCGCTGGGGCTAATAATGTCAAGTATGAATGCAGTAGTCATTGTGATAAGTGGATTTTTATTTGATTGGGATAAAGCTCTTAATACGATGGTTTCTATCTACGCTACTGGTAAAGTTGTTGATGCATTATACACACATCATATTAAACTAACTCTAATGATCATCACCGATAAGGGCGAGGAAATGAGACAACATTTATTAACCAATTTATATCGTGGTTTGACAATTATGGATGGAGTAGGCGGATATTCAAATGATAAAAGAAATATCTTATTTATTGTTATCTCCCGTTACGAGCTCCAAGATGTAAAAAAATTTATTGCAGAGGTTGATGCAGGAGCCTTTGTCAATATTACCCAAACAATTGAGGTAATGGGTTTATTTCATAAGAAAAGTCCACAATAG
- a CDS encoding HAMP domain-containing sensor histidine kinase, producing MFRKTKIRLVSMYTLIFFCILSILGVSLYFYMYRTSFSSIDEKLSEKAQVFKHNDLDDIKEKNERESERRVSYLFWGNNSVLLKSYPENAFFQKDIVHLSPIHHQRMLRTQSIEGHSYRILTIKTNNRSLNNEHVKLIQLVYNIEPEVSMLNNLLIMIGFGSAGGLVLSFFVGLILANRALVPIQRSWEKQSQFVADASHELRTPLSVIQTHLELLFRHPANTIEQESETIFKSLSEVKRINKLVEELLTLARSDSNEKLINPAIFPIDELIQLIIEQFEPIASMKNITIEGKVDKGIFYMGDKERIHQLFVILLDNALKFTSSGGILIITCKKEINSLKITIEDSGIGISSEDLPHIFDRFFRSDKGRRRSEGGTGLGLSIAKWIVDAHHGNISVESKVEKGTKFIIKLPIKDGFK from the coding sequence ATGTTTCGAAAGACTAAAATACGGTTAGTTTCCATGTATACTCTTATCTTCTTCTGTATCTTGAGTATCCTTGGGGTGAGCCTTTATTTTTATATGTATCGCACCTCCTTTTCTTCTATTGATGAAAAACTATCAGAAAAAGCACAAGTCTTTAAACACAATGACCTGGATGATATTAAAGAAAAAAATGAACGAGAATCTGAACGAAGAGTTTCCTATTTGTTTTGGGGAAATAACTCAGTTTTACTAAAAAGCTATCCTGAAAATGCCTTTTTCCAAAAAGATATTGTCCATTTATCGCCAATTCATCATCAGAGAATGCTTAGAACACAATCGATTGAAGGCCATTCCTACCGAATTTTAACCATTAAAACAAATAACAGAAGTTTAAATAATGAACATGTTAAGCTTATCCAGCTTGTCTATAACATTGAGCCAGAAGTTAGTATGTTAAATAATTTGTTAATCATGATTGGTTTTGGAAGTGCAGGCGGATTAGTTTTATCTTTTTTTGTAGGTCTAATTTTAGCAAACAGAGCGTTGGTACCCATTCAACGTTCATGGGAAAAGCAATCACAGTTTGTTGCTGATGCATCACATGAGCTTCGAACGCCATTATCTGTCATTCAAACACACTTAGAATTACTTTTCAGACATCCAGCAAATACGATTGAACAAGAAAGTGAAACAATTTTTAAAAGCCTTTCTGAGGTAAAGAGGATAAATAAATTAGTAGAAGAATTACTTACCTTAGCAAGATCAGATTCAAATGAAAAATTAATCAATCCTGCCATCTTTCCCATTGATGAATTGATTCAATTAATTATTGAGCAATTTGAACCAATTGCTTCAATGAAAAATATTACTATTGAGGGGAAGGTAGATAAGGGCATTTTTTACATGGGTGATAAAGAGAGGATTCATCAACTTTTTGTCATTTTATTAGATAATGCATTAAAATTCACTTCTTCTGGAGGAATACTTATCATCACCTGTAAAAAGGAAATAAACTCTTTAAAAATAACCATTGAGGATTCGGGAATAGGAATTTCAAGCGAAGATTTACCACATATTTTTGATCGCTTTTTTAGAAGCGATAAAGGTAGAAGAAGGTCTGAGGGTGGAACGGGGTTAGGGTTATCAATTGCAAAGTGGATTGTGGATGCCCATCATGGCAATATTAGCGTTGAAAGCAAGGTAGAAAAAGGGACAAAGTTTATCATTAAATTACCAATAAAAGATGGCTTTAAATAG
- a CDS encoding response regulator transcription factor translates to MKILVVEDEFALLEGIIKILNEENYVTDRALNGYDGLELAKQNIYDVIVLDIMLPELDGFSIVKSLRESAIKTPILLLTAKDSVEDRVKGLDLGADDYLIKPFAAAELLARIRVLLRGKGENVESELVYGPLVINENEHDGYIDDHKLNLTVKEYLLLEFFIRNKEQILLRDQIFNRIWGFESEAGVNVVDVYVHHLRKKLAIFQCDQFIKTVRGIGFMLKGDDEDVSKD, encoded by the coding sequence ATGAAAATACTAGTTGTTGAGGATGAATTTGCCCTTTTGGAGGGAATTATAAAAATTTTAAATGAAGAAAATTATGTAACAGATCGCGCATTGAATGGGTACGATGGGCTTGAACTTGCAAAACAAAATATATATGATGTGATTGTACTTGATATTATGTTACCCGAATTAGATGGTTTTTCCATTGTAAAATCATTACGAGAAAGCGCAATTAAAACACCAATCCTCCTACTAACTGCAAAAGATAGTGTTGAAGACCGTGTTAAAGGTTTGGATTTGGGTGCTGATGACTATTTAATTAAACCATTCGCAGCCGCGGAGCTATTGGCTAGAATACGAGTCCTTCTTCGGGGAAAGGGAGAAAATGTAGAAAGTGAATTGGTTTATGGCCCATTAGTAATCAATGAGAATGAACATGATGGGTATATTGACGATCATAAGTTAAACTTAACTGTCAAAGAATATTTACTACTGGAATTTTTCATAAGAAACAAAGAACAAATTTTATTAAGGGATCAAATTTTTAATCGCATTTGGGGCTTTGAATCGGAAGCTGGGGTAAATGTTGTTGATGTGTATGTGCACCATCTTCGAAAAAAGCTGGCAATTTTTCAATGCGACCAGTTTATCAAAACAGTACGTGGGATAGGTTTTATGCTAAAGGGAGACGATGAGGATGTTTCGAAAGACTAA